The following proteins are co-located in the Acidobacteriota bacterium genome:
- a CDS encoding Nramp family divalent metal transporter, whose protein sequence is MNGPRQEEVRKEAPQTPASEPQEAGVGVPLLSRGRLPSCRVGSLPRPPRFWRLVGPGIIMVATSLGSGEIYFWPGITMQHGFTLLWPALIALSLQYVLNTEFARYTIATGETIITGFARLWAPLAWVFLACSTLPWLWPGWSTGGATALSWVLGGQVDVIAAASLVLIGIALTGTRVVYKTVERIEMILTVFVIVSVALVAVLVVKAPTLGAFAEGLGTFPTAIPEGLDIATLLAALAFCGAGGSVNLATSHWIRDKGFGMAKLVPKVTSPLTGEKVAVASEGYFFKADEENLSRWKSWWKLARREQLLSFWLTGAFGLILLMLISHALLYGQDLEIGMGMLQAEGAILGQNLAAGLQTLFYLMVAAIFFTSEIGVLDHVARVSADIIKTNSPIIRNSSSRYLSESALYFFVLWLMIFFAIGVIFVADMTDTPTLLRIAGSLSGIVMFLYSALAILLMRRLASQVAASDERFRSDNPFQLPLWRLLGLMVATLFYGGFSFLLIANIARTLTG, encoded by the coding sequence ATGAACGGTCCCCGGCAAGAGGAGGTCCGCAAGGAAGCGCCCCAGACCCCGGCAAGCGAGCCGCAAGAGGCTGGAGTGGGGGTGCCGCTTTTGTCGCGGGGACGGTTGCCCTCCTGCCGGGTCGGCTCGCTTCCCAGGCCGCCGCGCTTTTGGAGGCTGGTGGGGCCGGGAATCATCATGGTGGCGACCTCGCTGGGATCGGGCGAGATCTACTTCTGGCCGGGGATCACCATGCAGCATGGCTTCACCCTGCTTTGGCCGGCCCTGATTGCCCTCAGTCTGCAGTACGTCCTCAATACCGAGTTCGCCCGCTACACCATCGCCACCGGCGAGACCATCATCACCGGCTTCGCCCGCCTGTGGGCGCCTCTGGCCTGGGTCTTCCTGGCCTGCTCGACCCTGCCCTGGCTGTGGCCGGGCTGGAGTACGGGAGGCGCGACAGCGCTGTCCTGGGTGTTGGGAGGACAGGTCGACGTAATCGCCGCCGCCTCGCTGGTCCTCATCGGAATCGCCCTCACCGGTACCCGAGTCGTCTACAAGACGGTGGAGCGGATCGAGATGATCCTGACCGTCTTCGTCATCGTGTCGGTGGCGCTGGTGGCAGTCCTGGTCGTGAAAGCACCGACGCTTGGAGCCTTCGCGGAGGGCCTGGGGACTTTCCCCACCGCGATTCCCGAAGGACTCGACATCGCCACCCTGCTGGCCGCGCTGGCCTTCTGCGGCGCCGGCGGTTCCGTCAACCTGGCCACCAGCCACTGGATCCGCGACAAAGGATTCGGAATGGCGAAGCTGGTACCCAAGGTGACCAGTCCGCTGACCGGAGAAAAGGTGGCCGTGGCATCCGAGGGCTATTTCTTCAAAGCCGACGAGGAGAACCTGAGCCGCTGGAAGTCGTGGTGGAAGCTGGCCAGGCGCGAGCAGTTGCTCAGCTTCTGGTTGACCGGGGCCTTCGGCCTGATCCTCCTGATGCTGATCTCCCACGCCCTGCTCTACGGCCAGGACCTGGAGATCGGCATGGGCATGCTGCAAGCCGAAGGAGCGATCCTGGGACAGAACCTGGCCGCCGGCCTGCAGACGCTCTTCTATCTGATGGTGGCGGCCATCTTCTTCACCAGCGAGATCGGAGTGCTGGACCACGTGGCGAGGGTATCAGCGGATATCATCAAGACCAACAGCCCCATAATCCGAAACTCGTCCAGCCGCTACCTCAGCGAGAGCGCCCTTTACTTCTTTGTGCTCTGGCTGATGATCTTCTTCGCCATCGGCGTGATCTTCGTGGCCGACATGACGGACACCCCGACCCTGTTGAGAATCGCCGGGTCGCTGTCCGGCATCGTCATGTTCCTCTACTCGGCCTTGGCCATCCTGCTGATGCGGCGGCTGGCCAGCCAGGTCGCCGCCTCCGACGAACGCTTCCGAAGCGACAACCCCTTTCAGCTTCCCCTGTGGCGCCTCCTGGGCCTGATGGTGGCGACGCTCTTCTACGGCGGGTTCTCCTTCCTGCTTATCGCCAACATCGCCCGCACCCTGACCGGATGA
- a CDS encoding cytochrome P460 family protein, producing the protein MRRTILFAFVLSLGAGAFAPGPQQQPPQSFSPWVDAQGNIGLPEDFRTTWSHLGDWVVPEEGGLSFHEVYSENDSVEHFIRHQQFPDGATLVKEVRSSRSARMTTGHASWAADNQIWFVMVKDARGRFKDNPIWGDGWGWALFSADNPQVSVTRDYRQECLPCHLPAKGNDWVYVEGYPTLKAVSRSAPMKPAPGSADLPENSIRINMLAYSPQTLTVKVGATVTWINEDPFPHTATADDGSFDTGNIAQNQRASVTFNKPGTFTYTCTPHPFMKGVIKVEE; encoded by the coding sequence ATGAGAAGAACGATCCTGTTTGCATTCGTCCTGAGTCTGGGCGCGGGGGCATTTGCCCCCGGCCCCCAGCAGCAGCCCCCTCAATCCTTCTCGCCCTGGGTTGATGCCCAGGGCAACATCGGCCTCCCTGAGGACTTCAGGACCACCTGGTCGCATTTAGGCGACTGGGTGGTCCCCGAGGAGGGAGGACTCTCTTTCCACGAGGTCTACTCGGAAAACGACTCGGTGGAACATTTCATCCGGCACCAGCAGTTTCCCGACGGGGCCACCCTGGTCAAGGAAGTCCGAAGCAGCAGATCGGCCCGGATGACCACCGGGCATGCCAGTTGGGCGGCCGACAACCAGATCTGGTTCGTCATGGTCAAGGACGCCCGGGGCCGCTTCAAAGACAACCCGATCTGGGGTGACGGATGGGGCTGGGCCTTGTTCAGCGCCGACAATCCCCAGGTCAGCGTTACCCGGGACTACCGCCAGGAGTGTCTTCCCTGCCATCTGCCGGCCAAGGGAAACGATTGGGTCTATGTGGAAGGCTATCCGACGCTCAAGGCCGTTTCACGAAGCGCCCCCATGAAACCGGCTCCAGGCAGCGCCGACTTGCCTGAGAACAGCATCAGGATCAACATGCTGGCCTACAGTCCGCAGACGCTGACGGTGAAAGTCGGCGCCACCGTCACCTGGATCAACGAAGATCCCTTCCCCCACACCGCAACGGCCGATGACGGCAGCTTCGACACCGGGAACATCGCCCAAAACCAGCGAGCCTCCGTCACTTTCAACAAGCCTGGAACCTTCACCTACACCTGCACTCCGCACCCCTTCATGAAGGGAGTCATCAAGGTCGAAGAGTGA